A section of the Leptotrichia sp. HSP-342 genome encodes:
- a CDS encoding zeta toxin family protein: protein MKKVLYIFAGVNGAGKSTLYNSGNLDDNIKYSTRINTDEIVRKIGDWKNNSDQIKAAKIAINLRNDCMQHGKSFNEETTLTGKTILKTIDKAKELGYELQLFYVGVNNPEIAKERIKNRVEKGGHNIADEIVEKRYYESLKNLKQVITKFDEVYLYDNSIKYKHIFSFINNKILYKEKNVNWSKNSIEVIENKK from the coding sequence ATGAAAAAAGTTTTATATATTTTCGCAGGAGTAAATGGAGCAGGAAAATCAACTCTATACAATTCTGGAAATTTAGATGATAACATAAAATACAGTACAAGAATTAATACAGATGAAATTGTTAGAAAAATCGGAGATTGGAAGAATAATTCTGATCAAATAAAAGCAGCGAAAATAGCAATAAATTTAAGAAATGACTGCATGCAGCATGGAAAATCGTTTAATGAAGAAACAACTCTAACTGGAAAAACGATTTTAAAAACTATCGATAAAGCAAAAGAATTAGGTTACGAATTACAATTATTCTATGTTGGTGTAAATAATCCTGAAATAGCAAAGGAAAGAATAAAAAATAGAGTAGAAAAAGGCGGCCATAATATAGCTGATGAAATAGTCGAAAAAAGATATTATGAATCTTTAAAAAATTTAAAACAGGTAATTACAAAATTTGATGAAGTTTACCTATATGATAATTCTATAAAATATAAACATATTTTTTCATTTATAAATAATAAAATTTTATATAAAGAAAAAAATGTAAATTGGTCTAAAAACTCTATAGAAGTAATTGAAAATAAAAAATAA